The Drosophila mauritiana strain mau12 chromosome 2R, ASM438214v1, whole genome shotgun sequence genome has a segment encoding these proteins:
- the LOC117138035 gene encoding uncharacterized protein LOC117138035, with product MAHVQLNAGNGQTPSNGNNVEDNEPYQISDDDLDDLDDDCLLEEADTSGAGNNVGRGPYERAWTTEATRALIHIRGPMEGSFTEGRQKRTALWLHCTRQLQRLGFRYSAAKVQKKWHNILITYNKNLNKKYVSGYVHWEFFEEMFKYLQGKKADFDMHLPQQPSNAPQAPHSANGQNPNPGIPQQPLQLQPTPVSLKPGTPQMQLQLPPQTAAKDSQPYITPVDQVLLQAQMNLDSKSNDEFDEDSNSMSEVVRQPKMEYDGDQAAEAERTNDSSQHLEVNGKLYDLARPMGSHQAPGIPDDIWWKDYFERKLEVEREKIELQRNLQREQVQIQKMSLVQQERIERMKIDAINSLTGTLQKLVEAKCRRA from the exons ATGGCTCACGTTCAGCTCAACGCAGGAAATGGGCAAACACCAAGCAACGGGAATAATGTCGAGGATAATGAAC CCTATCAAATAAGTGACGATGATTTGGATGACCTGGATGATGATTGCTTGCTCGAGGAGGCAGATACTTCTGGGGCAGGCAATAATGTGGGACGTGGTCCTTATGAGCGTGCTTGGACCACAGAGGCCACCAGAGCATTGATTCACATACGCGGTCCCATGGAGGGTAGCTTTACAGAGGGCAG ACAAAAACGGACTGCTCTTTGGCTGCACTGCACTCGGCAACTACAGCGACTGGGATTTCGCTACTCCGCCGCAAAAGTGCAGAAGAAGTGGCATAACATCCTCATCACATACAACAAGAATCTGAACAAAAAATACGTATCCGGCTATGTGCACTGGGAGTTCTTCGAAGAGATGTTCAAGTATCTGCAGGGAAAGAAGGCCGACTTTGATATGCACTTGCCACAACAGCCTTCAAATGCGCCACAAGCTCCACATTCTGCAAATGGGCAAAACCCGAACCCGGGAATTCCCCAGCAACCTTTACAGCTTCAACCTACTCCGGTGAGCCTAAAGCCTGGAACACCCCAAATGCAGCTGCAACTTCCACCCCAGACTGCGGCCAAGGACAGCCAGCCGTATATTACACCTGTGGATcaggtcctgctgcaggcccaGATGAATCTGGACAGCAAGTCCAACGATGAGTTCGATGAAGATAGCAACAGCATGTCGGAGGTAGTCCGTCAACCCAAAATGGAGTACGATGGCGATCAAGCTGCGGAGGCGGAACGTACAAACGATAGCAGCCAACATCTGGAAGTTAATGGCAAGCTATACGATCTCGCACGACCCATGGGCTCGCACCAAGCTCCTGGCATTCCCGATGACATATGGTGGAAGGATTACTTTGAAAGAAAACTGGAGGTGGAGCGGGAGAAGATAGAGCTGCAACGAAATCTACAGCGCGAACAGGTGCAGATCCAAAAAATGTCGCTGGTGCAGCAGGAGCGCATTGAGCGCATGAAGATCGATGCCATCAACAGCCTGACGGGCACGCTGCAAAAGTTGGTGGAGGCCAAGTGTCGCCGGGCCTAA
- the LOC117138036 gene encoding uncharacterized protein LOC117138036, with the protein MAEELKVFFEECRGQGFSAKEMLAVCQPLIWRIRLARIKKWCFILLPLVFIYLLWLCSDTFSWWLSALGRLVLIQILPLWDWRPYYQAMCLIPRDQSVQEQTPSLGKGETLWQNCALCEGLEGIAAVSNVSYSSLESEHLERGQPVIITDTGLQTDVRRLLEQIEKKSPQWLASEPCDVASNLLLRKLFNLQAALDKIHSWQGQTSNSWHLQLRNCQKKAVKSSRLFLDRPYYYPLHLAPYYSSWLLAVHQQKRNQADIYLRGLVLIQQLSGHFEMVLHPKKPCNKGICPSLRMRLNAGEGLIFTTDIWSLSYGLEKPHGKQTSLASIFEIDWQP; encoded by the exons ATGGCGGAGGAACTGAAAGTATTCTTTGAAGAGTGTCGTGGTCAAGGGTTTTCCGCAAAGGAAATGCTGGCTGTATGTCAACCTTTGATTTGGAGAATCCGCTTGGCTAGAATCAAGAAATGGTGCTTCATCCTACTGCCGCTGGTGTTTATTTATCTGCTTTGGCTATGTAGTGACACCTTTTCTTGGTGGCTAAGTGCTCTGGGTCGATTGGTGCTCATACAGATCCTTCCACTGTGGGATTGGAGGCCCTACTATCAGGCCATGTGTCTAATACCACGCGATCAAAGTGTCCAAGAGCAGACACCATCGTTGGGTAAAGGGGAGACTTTGTGGCAGAATTGTGCTCTTTGTGAAGGTTTAG aGGGAATAGCCGCTGTTTCCAATGTAAGCTACTCCTCCTTGGAGTCTGAGCACTTAGAACGTGGGCAACCAGTGATTATAACAGACACTGGACTGCAAACGGATGTTCGTCGTCTCCTAGAGCAAATCGAGAAGAAGTCACCTCAGTGGCTAGCCAGTGAACCTTGTGATGTTGCCAGCAATCTGTTGCTGAGGAAACTATTCAACCTACAGGCGGCTCTGGATAAGATTCATTCATGGCAGGGACAGACATCGAATTCCTGGCACCTTCAACTGAGGAACTGTCAGAAGAAGGCTGTAAAGTCCTCTCGACTATTTCTGGATCGTCCCTACTACTATCCTCTTCACCTGGCTCCGTATTACTCCAGCTGGCTATTGGCAGTCCATCAGCAAAAGCGAAACCAAGCCGATATATACTTACGTGGTCTGGTGCTCATCCAGCAACTAAGTGGCCACTTTGAGATGGTTCTCCATCCAAAGAAGCCCTGCAATAAAGGAATATGCCCAAGCTTGCGGATGCGACTGAATGCAGGAGAAGGTCTCATCTTTACCACAGATATCTGGAGTCTAAGTTATGGTCTGGAGAAGCCCCATGGAAAGCAGACCTCCCTGGCTAGCATTTTTGAGATTGACTGGCAGCCGTAG
- the LOC117137560 gene encoding general odorant-binding protein 67 → MLSKSQLLLLVVGFCLNAAVSADVDCSKRPSYVNPKTCCTMPDFVTDELKQKCIKFDMTPPPPSDGEGSGSFESKRRHHHPHPPPCFFSCIFNETGIYQNRKLDEAKLKNYLEEVFEDSSDLQTAATQAFTTCANKVAEFEANLPPRPAPSPPPGFPMCPHDAGHLMGCVFRNLMKNCPDSIRNDSQQCTEVKEYFTNCRPPRGPPPSAEDM, encoded by the exons ATGCTTTCGAAATCGCAGCTATTACTGCTCGTTGTCGGGTTCTGTCTG AATGCAGCCGTCTCGGCTGACGTGGACTGCAGCAAACGGCCATCGTATGTCAATCCCAAAACTTGTTGTACAATGCCGGACTTCGTGACCGACGAGTTGAAGCAAAAGTGCATCAAGTTTGACATGactccgccgccgccgtcggaTGGGGAAGGCAGTGGATCCTTTGAGAGCAagcgtcgtcatcatcatccgcATCCCCCACCA TGCTTCTTCTCCTGCATCTTTAACGAGACTGGCATCTATCAAAACCGAAAACTGGATGAGGCGAAGCTGAAGAACTATTTGGAGGAGGTGTTTGAGGACAGTTCCGATCTGCAGACCGCTGCCACCCAGGCCTTCACCACGTGTGCCAACAAAGTCGCGGAGTTCGAGGCTAATCTACCTCCTCGTCCTGCTCCATCTCCCCCACCCGGATTCCCAATGTGTCCTCATGATGCTGGTCACCTCATGGGCTGTGTGTTCCGCAATTTAATGAAGAATTGCCCAGACTCAATTCGAAATGATTCCCAGCAGTGTACTGAAGTAAAAGAGTACTTTACCAACTGCAGGCCACCTCGTGGTCCTCCTCCTTCCGCCGAAGATATGTAA